TGCGCATCCGTGTTGGCGACGACGAAGTCGACGCCCTGGAGGCCGGCGGTAATCATGTTGTTGACGGCATTGCCGCCACCGCCGCCAACGCCGAACACGGTGATGCGCGGCTTCAGCTCTGTGATGTCAGGCTTTTGCAGCTTGATGGTCATGGTACCTGTTCCTTCTCTCTCTGGCCGCATCGCCACGCCGGCCAATTACGCAATTTCAGAAGCTTTCCTTCAGCCACTGGCCCATGCGGGCTATGCGGCTGTTATTTCCCCCAAGCGACATGAGCAGACCGCTCTGTGACGCATGTGTCTCCATGTCCGCGACCTGCGGATAGATCATCAGGCCGACGGCCGTCGAAAAGGCCGGGCCCTTGGCCGCCGTCGGCAACCCCGAGACGCCCATCGGGCGGCCGATGCGGACGTTGCGGGCAAGGATGCGCCGCGCCACGTCGGCAAGGCCGGTCAGCTGGCTCGCCCCGCCGGTCAGCACGACACGCTTGCCGACGATCGGGCTGAAACCGGAGCGCTGGATACGGTCGCGGATCAGTTCCATCGTCTCCTCAATTCGGGCCGACACGATGCGCGATACCAGTGCCCGCGGCACCTGCGACGGCTGGTCGCGATCGTCCTCGCCGATCGGCGGGATCGAGATCAGCTCTCGCTCGTCGGAGGAATTCGAAAGTGCCGAGGCATGCACGACCTTCAGCCGCTCCGCATCCTCGATGCGGGTCGAAAGGCCGCGCGCCAGGTCGGTGGTGACGTGATGGCCGCCGAGGCCGACGGCATCCGTATGAACGAGCTTGCCTTCGGCAAAGACCGAGATCGTCGTCGTACCGCCGCCCATGTCGATCGCCGCGCAGCCGAGCTCGACCTCGTCGTCGACGAGAGCCGCAAGGCCCGATGCGTAGGGCGTCGCAACGATGCCCTCGACCGACAGATGCGCGCGATTGACGCTAAGCTCAAGGTTCTTCAGCGCCGAGCGCTCCGCCGTGACGACATGCATGTCGACGCCGAGTGCATCGCCATACATCGCCAGCGGATCGCGGATGCCGCGCTCGCCGTCGAGCGAGAAGCCGGTCGCCAGCGAATGCAGCACCGAACGGTCCTGGCGCAGCGACTGCTGGCAGGCGGCCGACAGCACCTTCTTCAGATCGTTGAGCTCGACTTCCTGGCCGCCAAGATCGATTGTCGCAGTGTAGATATCGCTGCCGAGACGGCCGGCCGTCAGGTTGACGATCAGACTCTCGACGGTCAGCCCCGCCATGCGCTCGGCCGCGTCGACGGCGAGGCGGATGACGCCTTCCAGCGCGTCGAGATCAGCGATGACGCCGGTCTTGATTCCGCGGGAGCGCTGGTGGCCGATGCCGATGATCTCGATATTGTGCGTGCGGCCCGGCAGGATCTGGCTTTCCTCGCGCGGCGTCAGCCGGCCGATCATGCAGACAACCTTGGTCGAACCGATGTCGAGCACCGAAACGACATGTGACCGCTTCGACGAAAGCGGCTTCAGGCGCGGCAATCCGAAATGGGATGAACCGAACAAGCTCATATATTCTGCCCCGCCTTCTTCAATTCTTTCGTACGCTCCGTCACTGCCGTCTGCCTGCGGATCGCCGCCTCCGGCGTCAGCTGGATCGCGGTTCTGTCGGCCAGCCTGAGATCGACTGCGGCAATGTCCCGCTCCAGGAGCTGATGCTCCTTGTCGAACTTCGAAAGCGTCGCCAGTGCCTGGTCGATACCGTCTTCCGGCAGCTTGACGACGACGCCGTTGTCCATGTGCAGGTCCCAGCGACGGCCGGATATCCAGACATAGGCCTTCACGCGGGCCTTAACGTCGGGCCACTTCGAGAAGGCTTCGTCGAGCGAAGCCGCCGCCGTTTCGGCATCGCGGCCGACGACGAGCGGCAGCGCCGAAAACTTGTTGTCGCGCAGCGGCGCAATGACGCTGCCGTTCTTCTCGATCAGGGAAAGCTCCTGCCCGTGCTGCCAGATCGCATAGGCCTGGCGCTCCTTGAGCTTCACCTCGATCGTCTTCGGATAAATCTTGCGGACCTCGACATTTTCGACCCAGGGAAGATGCGCGATCTTCCTGCGGGCGGCATCGACGTCGAGGGCGACCAGCGAGGTCGTGCCGTCAAGGCCGATCAACTGCAGGATCTCGATTTCGGAGGTCTCCGAATTGCCGGAGACCTTGACGTCCTCGATCGCAAAACCCGCGGCCGTGGTCGTCGCCTGCGCCACGGCTTCCGTGTGGCCGCCGAGCGACATGCCGTAAAGCCCCGTCGCGCCCAAGAAAGCGAGCGCCGAGACCGTGCCCGTATGAACAGGAATGTAGATGCGGCCACTGCAGAGGCTGATCAGAAAGCGCGTGACCCGGCGCAGCGGACGCGGCAGCACGAACCGCTCTTCGGCTTCCATGATCGGAAGCACGGCATAATGGCTGGGGCGCCCAATCCTCTTGACCGTCAACGCAAACAAGACGCGTCCTCCACCATCCACCGGAGAAACTGACCAAATGAATAGCCGGCATGACCGGCCATTTCGGGCACGAGCGAGGTTGGAGTCATGCCTGGCTGGGTATTGACCTCCAGCCAGATGATTTCGCCGTCTTCGGAGAAACGATCGTCGTAACGAAAGTCGGACCGACTGACGCCGCGACAACCGATTGCCTGATGCGCCCTTAGGGACAATGTTTGTATTTTTTGGTAAATATTCGGTGAAATTTTCGCGGGGATGACGTGTTTTGAACCGCCCGCCGCATACTTGGAGTCGTAATCATAAAAATTGTGTCCATGCGGCACCACTTCCGTGACGCCGAGCGGAGTTTCACCCATGACGCCGCAGGTCAGTTCGCGACCGTAAACATAGCGCTCGACGATCACTTCCTCGCCGTAACGCCACTCCGGCGAGCTAACGATCTGCGGCGGATGCGCCTGATCTTCCGTGACGATGACGACGCCGAAGCTCGACCCCTCGCGGACGGGTTTCACCACATAGGGCGGCTTCATCGGATGCGTCGAGGGAAAGGCGAAACGGTTGACCACCTGCGATTCGGCGACCGGAATGCCGGCGGCGGCAGCGACACGCTTCGCCTTGGCCTTGTCCATCGCCAGCGCCGAGGCAAGCACTCCTGAATGGGTATAGGGGATTTCGAGATATTCGAGGATGCCCTGAATAGTGCCGTCCTCGCCGAACGGGCCGTGAAGCGCATTGAAGACGACATCGGGCTTCAGCGCGGCGAGTTTCTCGGAAACGTCGCGCGCCACGTCGATGCGCGTCACGTCGAAGCCCTCCGCTTCGAGAGCTTCTGCGCAAGCCTTTCCCGAGGAAAGGCTGACAGGCCTTTCCGAGGAAAATCCGCCCATCAGGACAGCGACATGCTTGCGACTCATCAACACCCCCAAAAAATAACTTCCATTTTCGAAATCGACGCTTGCGCGAAGCTGTCTGCGCCGTTTCGGGCCTTTGTCCGACCTGGGTGCATTAGAGCATCATTATGGTTAATGAAGTGTTTACTTTCGTTAACTTCGTCTTGCCGCGCCCCTGATTTTTTAACCTTCTCTTCTTCGCGATTGCCAGATCGAAGATGTCGCCGATCCGCGAAAATAGAAAAACCCGCACGGAAAAACCGCGCGGGCTCAATGGGATAGATTAGTTTCTTGCAGTCAGTCGGCGTCGTCGAGGAACTTCCACACGAGCCCGCCGAGCGCCCCACCCGCAAGCGGCGCAATCCAGAACAGCCAGAGATGCTGCAGCGCCCAGCCGCCGACGAAAAGCGCCTGGCCGGTGGAACGCGCCGGATTGACCGAGGTATTCGTCACGGGGATAGAAACGAGATGGATCAGCGTCAGCCCGAGGCCGATCGCAAGCGGCGCGAAGCCCGCAGGCACCCGACTGCTGGTCGACCCCAAGATGATGATCAGGAAGAACATGGTCAGCAGCACTTCGATCAGCAGCGCCGAAAGCAGTGAATAACCGCCCGGAGAATGATCGCCATATCCGTTGGCGGCAAATCCGCCGAGTTCGAAACCCGCCTTGCCGCTGGCGATGAGATAAAGCAGCGCCGCCGCGGCGATGGCGCCGACAACCTGCACGACGATATAGGGAACGAGACGCGCCGCCGGAAACCGTCCGGCAACCGTAAGGCCAAGCGAGACGGCGGGGTTGAAATGACCGCCCGAAATGCCGCCCACGGCATAGGCCATGGTGAGCACGGTCAGACCGAACGCAAAGGCCACGCCAACAAAACCAATTCCAAGCTCGGGATAGGCCGCGGCCAGCACGGCACTGCCGCATCCGCCGAAGACCAGCCAGAACGTGCCGAGAAATTCGGCAACAAGACTCTTTTGCATGGATATCTCCTCTGCCCTCAACCAGAGGGTTAGCAATGAATCTGTTACAATTCGATTCCGGTCAAGCATGCGAGCAACGCCACGGCAAGACTCGCGCAAGGAAGGAAAACCCAAGGATTTGAGATGACGCCGGGGGATGCGAGCCGGTAATGCATGCGGGCCACGTCCCCTGTACCGACTGCATGTTTTGACGTTTTCTCGGATCTGAAATTGCGTTAAGACCCGCGAGCCTCCCAAGGCGCTCCATAAAAATACTGATTGGAATGAAAATGACTGACGCGATCTCCGCATCGCCGACTCCTGCCTCGAACAGCACGCAAGTCAATTCTCCGGCTCGCGTCCTTATCGCCAGCCTTGTCGGCACCACCATCGAATTCTTCGACTTCTACGTCTACGCTACGGCAGCCGTCCTCGTCTTCCCACACCTCTTCTTCCCGGCAAGCGATTCGAACGCCGCAACGCTGCAATCGCTGGTCACCTTCTCGATCGCCTTTTTCGCCCGCCCCATCGGCGCCGTGATTTTCGGTCATTTCGGCGACCGCATCGGCCGCAAGGCGACGCTCGTCGCCGCGCTGATGACGATGGGCCTTTCGACCGTGCTGATCGGCATGCTGCCCGGCTATGATGCGATCGGCATCGCAGCACCCTTGTTGCTGGCGCTTTGCCGTTTCGGCCAGGGCCTCGGCCTCGGCGGCGAATGGGGTGGCGCCGTTCTGCTTGCCACCGAAAACGCTCCTCCCGGCAAGCGCAGCTGGTACGCCATGTTCCCGCAGCTCGGCGCGCCGATCGGCTTCATCCTCTCCTCCGGCTTCTTTCTCATCCTGACGGAAACGATGAGCAACGAGGATTTCCTCGACTACGGATGGCGCATTCCCTTCATCGCCAGCCTCGCCCTCGTCGCCGTCGGCCTCTATGTCCGCCTGAAGATTGCCGAGACGCCGGAATTCCGCAAAGCCGTCGAAAAGCACGAACGCGTCGCTGTGCCGATCGAGGTCGTCTTCCGTAACCATCTGCGCAGCCTGATCCTCGGCACCTTCATCGCCGTCGCGACCTTCGTGCTGTTCTACCTGATGACGGTCTTCACGCTCTCCTGGGGTACGACACCTCTGGAAAAGGGTGGGCTCGGTTACTCCCGCGAGCAGTTCCTGGTCGTCCAGCTTGTCGGCGTCGTGTTCTTCGGCCTGACGATCCCGCTCTCCGGCTGGCTCTCCGATCTCTACTCGCGCCGCATCATCCTGACGTTGACGACAATTGCCATCGCGATCTTCGGCTTCTTCTACGCGACGCTGTTGACCAGCGGTCTCGCAGGCGCCTTCCTGTGCTCGATCATCGGCCTCGCCTTGATGGGCTTCACCTATGGTCCGATCGGCGCTGCCCTGGCCGCCCCCTTTCCGACCACGGTGCGCTATACCGGCGCCTCGATGACCTTCAACCTCGGCGGCATCTTCGGCGCTTCGCTCGCCCCTTATATCGCCACCTGGCTCGCCACCCATTATAGTCTGGACTATGTCGGCTACTACCTTGCCGCCTCGGCAGTGATCTCGCTGGTCTGCATCCGGCTGTCGGGCCGCGAGGAAGTCTGAGCTTCGAGCAGCGAATGAACAACAAGCCGCGACTGCTAGCGCATCGTGCTTTCCGAAAATCGGAATCGATTTTCGGAAAGCACGATGCGTAGATTCAAAGTGTTAGAGCGTCCTTTGTGCGTCCGAAAGGACGCACGGCGCTCTAACGTCGCGGCTTTTTATTGATGCCGTGGGCACTTCCGGGTAACCGGAACACTCACGGCAAAACGGGGAACAGATCATGCGATGCCTCATTACCGGCGCGGCCGGCTTTGTCGGTGGGCCTCTCGTCGAAAGACTGCATGGAGAGAGGCTATGCGAGCTTGCGGTAACGACGCGATCTGCGGCCGCCAGCTTCCCGACATCCGTGCGGCATTTCCCCATCGAGGTAACAAGCGAAACCGATTGGGCGGCAGTTCTGGAGGGTATCCATGTCATCGTCCATCTCGCCGCTCGTGTTCACATCATGAATGACCGCGCAGCCGATCCGCTTGCGGAATTTCGCCGTATCAACACCGCCGCCACGTTGAACCTCGCCGAGCAGGCCGCCCGCGCGGGCGTAAAAAGGTTCGTCTTCATCAGCAGCATCAAGGTCAATGGCGAGGAGAACGATCGGCCCTTCCGGCATGACGATACGCCGATGCCAATCGATCCCTATGGCATCTCAAAGCTGGAAACTGAAATCGGGCTGCATGAAATCGCCGCTCGAACAGGCATGGAAGTCGTCGTCATTCGCCCGCCGCTCGTTTATGGACCCGGTGCGAGGGGCAACTTCGCCCTGCTCGTCGGACTTGTCCGGAAAAAGATACCGCTCCCCTTCGCGTCGCTGAAGAACCGCCGGACACTGGTCGCCCTTCCAAATCTCGTCGATCTGATCATCACCTGCATGGCGCATCCCGACGCAGCCGGCGAGACCTTTCTCGCAGGCGATGGAGAAGATCTTTCGACTCCCGGACTTATCGAAGGGATTGCCGCAGGGCTGGGTGTCAAACCGATGCTGCTCCCCTTCCCTCCAACGCTGTTGCAGATGGGCGCGAGAGTCGCGGGAAAGAGCGCCGTCTACCAGCGTCTTTGTGGTTCCCTGCAGGTCGATATATCCCATGCCCGCGACGTGCTCGGCTGGTCGCCTCTCGTCACGCCGCGCGAAGGCCTGAAGCTTGCGGTGACGTAAACCGTTATTCGCTCGTCACACCGTGAAACGGACGCACCTCACGGCCGGGCATGAAGACGCCGAGGCGTTTGATTTCCCATTCGAGCTTGATGCCGTCTTTCTCGAAGACCTCGCGACGCACCTGTTCGCCGAGATATTCGAGATCATAGCCGGTTGCCTGCCCCATGTTGATCATGAAGTTGCAGTGAAGCGACGACATCTGTGCTCCGCCGATGACGAGACCGCGGCAGCCTGCCTCGTCGACCAGTTTCCAGGCAGAATGACCGGCCGGGTTCTTGAAGGTCGAGCCGCCGGTCTTTTCGCGCACCGGCTGCACCGTCTCGCGATGGTTGCGCACGGCGTCCATCTCGGCGCGGATCTGTGCGCGCTCTTCCGGATAGCCCTCGAACAGCACAGAGGTAAAGATCAGATCTGTGGATGCGGTCGAATGCCGGTAGGAGTAGCCCATCTCGGCATTGGAAAGAACATGCTTGTCGCCCTTGCGGTCGACCGCATGGACCTCGATCAGCCGCTCCCGCGTCTCCACACCGTTGGCGCCGGCATTCATGCGCGCCGCGCCACCGATGCCGCCGGGAATACCATAGAAGAAATGGAAGCCGCCGATACCGTTGTCCATCGCCATCGCCGCCACATGTTTATCAGGGCAGATGGCGCCGGCGAGAATCCGGTTTTCGCCGGCAAGCTCGACGAAGCCGAACCCCTTGGCCGACAGGCGCAGCACGACGCCGGGAATGCCGCCGTCGCGCACCAGGATGTTGGAGCCGACGCCGACCACCGTCAGCGGCACCTCCTCCGGCAATATCTTCAGGAAAGCGATGAGATCGTCGACGTCATGCGGCTGGAACATCAGCTCAGCCAAGCCGCCAGCCCTGAACCAGGTGACGCGGTCCATCGGGGCATCCGGCGTGATACGGCCGCGGATATCCTTTACACCGTCTCCGAGAGACGCGAGAAGCTTTTCCCCATTCACCTGTTTCATACGGACTTTCCCGATAGGCCTTCCAGTTGCTTGGGCAGTGCCGCTGCCCAGGACGTGATGCTCCCAGCCCCCAACAGAACCACGAAATCGCCCGGCTTTGCAACCTCCGCGACCATCTGCGGCAGAAGCTCCGCCGAAGTTAGAAAGCGGGCGTCGCGATGGCCGCCGGATTTTATGCGCGAGACCAGCGACACGGAATCGATACCCTCGATCGGATCCTCCCCCGCCGCATAGACGGGTGCCAGGAAGATGCTGTCGGCATCGTTGAAGCAGGCGGCGAATTCCTCGAACAGGCTCGCAAGACGGCTATAGCGGTGCGGCTGGTGGACCGCGATGACACGCCCCTTGCAGGACTCTCGGGCGGCGCGCAGCACCGCCTTGATCTCGACCGGATGATGGCCGTAATCGTCGAAGATCTGCACCCCGTTCCATTCGCCGGTCAGCGTGAAGCGGCGCTTGACGCCGCCGAAGGAGGCAAGCCCCTTGGCGATATCGGCGCTCGATATGCCGAGCCGGTTGGCGACGGCAATCGCCGCCGTCGCGTTGGAGATATTATGCCGCCCGGGCATCGGCATGACCAGCCCCTTGAGCTCGATTACCTGGCCGGTGCGGCGGCGGCGGATTTCGACGTCGAAGATCGAGCGCGTGCCGTCGACGCGCACATTCTTGAAGCGCACGTCGGCCTGCGGGTTCTCGCCATAGGTGATGATCTTGCGGTCCTCGATGCGGCCGACCAGCGACTGCACCTCGGGATGGTCGAGACACATGACGCCGAAGCCGTAGAACGGCACGTTCTCGACGAACTGCCGGAAGGCGGCGCGCACGGCGTCGAAATTGCCGTAATGGTCGAGATGTTCCGGGTCGATATTGGTGATAACAGCGACATCGGCCGGAAGCTTCAGGAAGGTGCCATCCGATTCGTCGGCCTCGACCACCATCCACTCGCCCTCGCCCATGCGGGCATTGGTGCCATAGGCATTGATGATGCCGCCATTGATGACGGTCGGGTCGAGCCCGCCGGCTTCGAGCAGCGTGGCGACCAGCGAGGTGGTCGTCGTCTTGCCATGCGTGCCGCCGATGGCGATCGCATTGCGGAAGCGCATCAGCTCGGCCAGCATTTCGGCGCGGCGCACCACCGGCAGCAGCTTTTCGCGCGCGGCGATGAGTTCCGGATTGCTCTTCTTGATCGCCGTTGAGACGACGACGACTTCGGCCTCACCCAGGTTTTCAGGTCGGTGACCGACGAACACCTCAATGCCCTTGTCGCGCAGGCGCTGGACATTGGCGCTGTCAGCCTGGTCCGATCCCTGCACCTTGTGGCCGAGATTGTGCAGCACCTCGGCAATACCGCTCATGCCGATGCCGCCGATGCCGATGAAATGGACGAGACCGATCGCCTTCGGCAGTTTCATGCGCGTGTCCTCTTGAATTCCGCAATTGTCCGTCTGGCGGCAATAGCCTCAACCATGTCGGCAAGCAAGTTCGCTGCATCGGGTTTTCCGGCGAGTTTCGCCGCCGCCGCCATGTGCGCAAGCTTTTCCGGATCGTTCATCACAGCCGTCAGGATCGCCGCGATCTTCTCCGGCGAAAGCTCGGACTGGGCGATCACCTTCGCTCCGCCGGTCGCAGCAAGTGCCGCCGCATTCGCCGCCTGGTCGTGATCGAGAGCGTGCGGGTAAGGCACGAGCACGGCAGGCCGGCCGATCACGGAGATTTCCGAAACCGTCGAGGCACCCGAACGGCAGATGACGAGATGCGCCCTCGCCAGCCTCTCGGCCATGTCGGTGAAGAAGGGTGCAATATCGGCTCCCATCTCCAGCTTGGCGACGCAGCCGCTGACCATCTCCATATCCTCGGGACGCACCTGCTGGGTGATGCGCAGGCGCACGCGAAGCGCGTCGTCGAGCAGGCTGATCGCCGTCGGCAGCGCCTTTGAGAAATATTGCGCGCCCTGGCTGCCGCCGAAGACGACGAGGTTGAAGGCCTCACCCGGACGCGACGGCGTGTAAGGCACCTCGGCGGCGGCGATGATCGCCGGACGAACCGGATTGCCTGTCGTCACCGTCTTGTCTGCAAAGGCAGCACCCCCCTCCGGCAGGAAACCGCCGGCAATGGCCTGCACGCGGGTTGCCAAGGCTTTGTTGGCCCGCCCCATCACCGCATTCTGCTCGTGGATCATCGAGGCCACGCCGAGCCGGGTAGCAGCAAGCAGCGGCGGCACGGTGGGATACCCCCCGAAACCGACGACGATGACCGGCCGCAGCCGCTGGATCAGCTTCTTCGCCGCCCGCATGCCGCTCCAAAGCGTCCATAGCGAGCGGGCGACGGCGATCGGGTTCTTCGAGCCGATCGTCGCCGACGGCACGACATGGATTTCCTCGGCCGGGAACTTGCCGGCATAACGCTCGGCCCGGCTGTCCGTGACGAGATGCACCGAATAGCCGCGCTCCTTCAGCTTGAAGGCCAGCGCCTCCGCCGGGAACACATGGCCGCCGGTTCCCCCGGCGGCAAGCAGCACGATGCCTTTGCTCATGGTCTCCTACTCCGCCGGCATGCCGTGCGGGACGCGGAAGAGGCTCCGGTCCTGCGCCCGTTTTTCCGGTCGATGGCGCGTCAGCGCCAGAATGAAGCCGGCGGTGACGCAGATCGCCACCATAGACGAGCCGCCGTAGGAAATCAGCGGCAGCGTCATACCCTTTGCCGGCAGCAGTTCGAGATTGACGCCAATATTGATGATAGACTGAATGCCCATCTGCAGCACCAGGCCGGCGACGGCGAAGCGGTTGAAGTCGTTCCGCTCGCGATAGGCATGCGAGAGGCCGCGCAGCACCAGCACGGTAAACAGCGCGACGAGCGCCATGCAGAAGACGATGCCGAACTCCTCGGCCGCGACCGAGAAGATGAAGTCGGTATGCGCATCCGGGATGATGCGCTTGACGATGCCTTCGCCCGGTCCCTGCCCGAACCAGCTGCCGCGGATGATCGCCTCGCGCGCGGTGTCGATCTGGAAAGTATCACCCTCGCCGGTCATGAACTTGTCTATTCGGCCGGCGACGTGCGGGAAGACGTAATAGGCACTGAGCAGGCCGCCGGCGCCGCCGATGCCGAGCAGCATGATCCAGATCCATGGCATGCCGGCCATGAAGAACATCCCGCCCCAGACGGCCGTGGTCAGGATGGTCTGGCCGAGGTCCGGCTGCGCGACGAGAAGGGCCGCGACGATGCCGAACAGAATGATGGCAAAGAGATTGCCGGGGATCTCCGGCTGGCGCGCATGTTCGGCAAACAGCCAGGCGCAGACCACGACGAAGGCAGGCTTCATGAATTCCGACGGCTGGATGGAAAGGCCGGCGATCCAGATCCAGCGCCTGCCACCCTTGACCTCCTGCCCGACGAACAGCACCAGCATCATCATGGCGACCGAGATGATCAGGATCAGAATTGCGGTTCGCCGCACCTGGCGCGGCGTCAGGAACGACAGCCCGAGCATGACGCCGATCGAAGGGATCATGAAGGCCGCATGGCGTTTGACGAAATGGAAGGGCTCGAGCCCAATGCGCTCGGCGACCGCAGGAGATGCCGCAAACGACAGCATGAAGCCGATGCCCATCAGGAAGATGAACATTGCCAGGAAGAAGCGGTCGATGGTCCAGAACCAATCGGCCAGAGGCCCACGTTCCGCGCGGCTTACCATGTCATTTCTCTCCTGTTGCCGGACCGATCAGCATCGCAATACCGTCAAGCGCCGCCACGTGGCCGACGAAGGCTTCGCCCCTGACTTCGAAGTTCTTATACTGGTCGAAGCTTGCGCAAGCCGGGGATAACATCACGGCCGAAGCAGCGCTTTCGTCGCGTTCGGCATCGGCGGCCGCATGCGCGACGGCGCGCTCCAGCGTGCCCGAGATCTCGTAAGGCACGGCCTCGCCGAGCGTCGCGGCAAATTCCGCCGCCGCCTCACCGATCAGATAGGCCTTGGCGATGCGCGGAAAATAGGGAGCAAGCGTCGTGATCCCGCCAGCCTTCGGCAAGCCGCCGGCGATCCAATAGATGCGATCATAGCTCGAAAGAGCCGGCGCTGCGGCATCGGCATTGGTCGCCTTG
The Rhizobium leguminosarum DNA segment above includes these coding regions:
- the ftsA gene encoding cell division protein FtsA, whose translation is MSLFGSSHFGLPRLKPLSSKRSHVVSVLDIGSTKVVCMIGRLTPREESQILPGRTHNIEIIGIGHQRSRGIKTGVIADLDALEGVIRLAVDAAERMAGLTVESLIVNLTAGRLGSDIYTATIDLGGQEVELNDLKKVLSAACQQSLRQDRSVLHSLATGFSLDGERGIRDPLAMYGDALGVDMHVVTAERSALKNLELSVNRAHLSVEGIVATPYASGLAALVDDEVELGCAAIDMGGGTTTISVFAEGKLVHTDAVGLGGHHVTTDLARGLSTRIEDAERLKVVHASALSNSSDERELISIPPIGEDDRDQPSQVPRALVSRIVSARIEETMELIRDRIQRSGFSPIVGKRVVLTGGASQLTGLADVARRILARNVRIGRPMGVSGLPTAAKGPAFSTAVGLMIYPQVADMETHASQSGLLMSLGGNNSRIARMGQWLKESF
- a CDS encoding cell division protein FtsQ/DivIB, which gives rise to MFALTVKRIGRPSHYAVLPIMEAEERFVLPRPLRRVTRFLISLCSGRIYIPVHTGTVSALAFLGATGLYGMSLGGHTEAVAQATTTAAGFAIEDVKVSGNSETSEIEILQLIGLDGTTSLVALDVDAARRKIAHLPWVENVEVRKIYPKTIEVKLKERQAYAIWQHGQELSLIEKNGSVIAPLRDNKFSALPLVVGRDAETAAASLDEAFSKWPDVKARVKAYVWISGRRWDLHMDNGVVVKLPEDGIDQALATLSKFDKEHQLLERDIAAVDLRLADRTAIQLTPEAAIRRQTAVTERTKELKKAGQNI
- a CDS encoding D-alanine--D-alanine ligase, with translation MSRKHVAVLMGGFSSERPVSLSSGKACAEALEAEGFDVTRIDVARDVSEKLAALKPDVVFNALHGPFGEDGTIQGILEYLEIPYTHSGVLASALAMDKAKAKRVAAAAGIPVAESQVVNRFAFPSTHPMKPPYVVKPVREGSSFGVVIVTEDQAHPPQIVSSPEWRYGEEVIVERYVYGRELTCGVMGETPLGVTEVVPHGHNFYDYDSKYAAGGSKHVIPAKISPNIYQKIQTLSLRAHQAIGCRGVSRSDFRYDDRFSEDGEIIWLEVNTQPGMTPTSLVPEMAGHAGYSFGQFLRWMVEDASCLR
- the aqpZ gene encoding aquaporin Z; translation: MQKSLVAEFLGTFWLVFGGCGSAVLAAAYPELGIGFVGVAFAFGLTVLTMAYAVGGISGGHFNPAVSLGLTVAGRFPAARLVPYIVVQVVGAIAAAALLYLIASGKAGFELGGFAANGYGDHSPGGYSLLSALLIEVLLTMFFLIIILGSTSSRVPAGFAPLAIGLGLTLIHLVSIPVTNTSVNPARSTGQALFVGGWALQHLWLFWIAPLAGGALGGLVWKFLDDAD
- a CDS encoding MFS transporter, translating into MTDAISASPTPASNSTQVNSPARVLIASLVGTTIEFFDFYVYATAAVLVFPHLFFPASDSNAATLQSLVTFSIAFFARPIGAVIFGHFGDRIGRKATLVAALMTMGLSTVLIGMLPGYDAIGIAAPLLLALCRFGQGLGLGGEWGGAVLLATENAPPGKRSWYAMFPQLGAPIGFILSSGFFLILTETMSNEDFLDYGWRIPFIASLALVAVGLYVRLKIAETPEFRKAVEKHERVAVPIEVVFRNHLRSLILGTFIAVATFVLFYLMTVFTLSWGTTPLEKGGLGYSREQFLVVQLVGVVFFGLTIPLSGWLSDLYSRRIILTLTTIAIAIFGFFYATLLTSGLAGAFLCSIIGLALMGFTYGPIGAALAAPFPTTVRYTGASMTFNLGGIFGASLAPYIATWLATHYSLDYVGYYLAASAVISLVCIRLSGREEV
- a CDS encoding UDP-glucose 4-epimerase family protein, with the translated sequence MRCLITGAAGFVGGPLVERLHGERLCELAVTTRSAAASFPTSVRHFPIEVTSETDWAAVLEGIHVIVHLAARVHIMNDRAADPLAEFRRINTAATLNLAEQAARAGVKRFVFISSIKVNGEENDRPFRHDDTPMPIDPYGISKLETEIGLHEIAARTGMEVVVIRPPLVYGPGARGNFALLVGLVRKKIPLPFASLKNRRTLVALPNLVDLIITCMAHPDAAGETFLAGDGEDLSTPGLIEGIAAGLGVKPMLLPFPPTLLQMGARVAGKSAVYQRLCGSLQVDISHARDVLGWSPLVTPREGLKLAVT
- the murB gene encoding UDP-N-acetylmuramate dehydrogenase; this encodes MKQVNGEKLLASLGDGVKDIRGRITPDAPMDRVTWFRAGGLAELMFQPHDVDDLIAFLKILPEEVPLTVVGVGSNILVRDGGIPGVVLRLSAKGFGFVELAGENRILAGAICPDKHVAAMAMDNGIGGFHFFYGIPGGIGGAARMNAGANGVETRERLIEVHAVDRKGDKHVLSNAEMGYSYRHSTASTDLIFTSVLFEGYPEERAQIRAEMDAVRNHRETVQPVREKTGGSTFKNPAGHSAWKLVDEAGCRGLVIGGAQMSSLHCNFMINMGQATGYDLEYLGEQVRREVFEKDGIKLEWEIKRLGVFMPGREVRPFHGVTSE
- the murC gene encoding UDP-N-acetylmuramate--L-alanine ligase, translating into MKLPKAIGLVHFIGIGGIGMSGIAEVLHNLGHKVQGSDQADSANVQRLRDKGIEVFVGHRPENLGEAEVVVVSTAIKKSNPELIAAREKLLPVVRRAEMLAELMRFRNAIAIGGTHGKTTTTSLVATLLEAGGLDPTVINGGIINAYGTNARMGEGEWMVVEADESDGTFLKLPADVAVITNIDPEHLDHYGNFDAVRAAFRQFVENVPFYGFGVMCLDHPEVQSLVGRIEDRKIITYGENPQADVRFKNVRVDGTRSIFDVEIRRRRTGQVIELKGLVMPMPGRHNISNATAAIAVANRLGISSADIAKGLASFGGVKRRFTLTGEWNGVQIFDDYGHHPVEIKAVLRAARESCKGRVIAVHQPHRYSRLASLFEEFAACFNDADSIFLAPVYAAGEDPIEGIDSVSLVSRIKSGGHRDARFLTSAELLPQMVAEVAKPGDFVVLLGAGSITSWAAALPKQLEGLSGKSV
- the murG gene encoding undecaprenyldiphospho-muramoylpentapeptide beta-N-acetylglucosaminyltransferase — protein: MSKGIVLLAAGGTGGHVFPAEALAFKLKERGYSVHLVTDSRAERYAGKFPAEEIHVVPSATIGSKNPIAVARSLWTLWSGMRAAKKLIQRLRPVIVVGFGGYPTVPPLLAATRLGVASMIHEQNAVMGRANKALATRVQAIAGGFLPEGGAAFADKTVTTGNPVRPAIIAAAEVPYTPSRPGEAFNLVVFGGSQGAQYFSKALPTAISLLDDALRVRLRITQQVRPEDMEMVSGCVAKLEMGADIAPFFTDMAERLARAHLVICRSGASTVSEISVIGRPAVLVPYPHALDHDQAANAAALAATGGAKVIAQSELSPEKIAAILTAVMNDPEKLAHMAAAAKLAGKPDAANLLADMVEAIAARRTIAEFKRTRA